A stretch of the Enterobacter mori genome encodes the following:
- a CDS encoding efflux transporter outer membrane subunit yields MFTLKRLSISTIFLLAGCVSLAPEYQRPAAPVPQQFSLSRNGLMPAAQNYQDSGWRNFFADPQVTRLIAEALSNNRDLRMAALKVEEARAQFNVTDADRYPQLNASSGITYSGGLKSDEPTSQEYDAGLELSYELDFFGKLRNMSEADRQNYFASEEARRAVHILLVSSVSQSYFSQQLAYKQLRIARDTLKNYQQSYALVEQQLVTGSTNVLALEQARGQIESTRAEIAKREGKLAQANNALQLVLGTYRALPSENGASDSALTPVILPPNLSSDILLQRPDIMEAEYQLKAADANIGAARAAFFPSISLTSGLSTSSTALSSLFTPTSGMWNFIPKIDIPIFNAGKNKANLKLAEIRQQQSVVNYEQKIQSAFKDVADALALRDSISKQIEAQQRYLDSLQITLQRARGLYASGAVSYIEVLDAERSLFTTQQNLLDLTNSRQVNEINLYTSLGGGWVE; encoded by the coding sequence ATGTTCACCTTAAAACGACTTAGCATCAGCACTATTTTCCTTCTTGCAGGCTGCGTCTCCCTGGCACCTGAATACCAGCGACCCGCGGCACCGGTCCCGCAGCAGTTTTCACTGTCTCGCAACGGTCTGATGCCCGCTGCGCAGAATTATCAGGACAGCGGGTGGCGCAACTTTTTTGCCGATCCACAGGTGACAAGGCTGATTGCCGAAGCCCTGAGCAACAATCGCGATTTGCGCATGGCGGCCCTGAAGGTGGAAGAAGCCCGTGCGCAGTTCAACGTCACGGATGCGGACCGCTATCCGCAGTTGAATGCGTCGTCAGGTATTACCTACAGCGGCGGGCTGAAAAGTGACGAGCCGACATCACAAGAGTATGACGCGGGCCTTGAACTTAGCTACGAACTCGATTTTTTCGGCAAGCTCAGAAACATGAGTGAGGCTGACAGACAGAACTATTTTGCCAGCGAAGAAGCCCGCAGGGCGGTACATATTCTGCTTGTCTCCAGCGTGTCGCAGAGTTATTTCAGCCAGCAGCTGGCCTACAAACAGCTGCGTATTGCGCGCGATACGCTGAAAAATTATCAACAGTCTTATGCCCTTGTAGAGCAGCAGCTGGTGACCGGCAGCACGAACGTCCTCGCGCTGGAGCAGGCCCGTGGACAAATCGAAAGTACCCGCGCAGAGATTGCCAAAAGAGAGGGCAAGCTTGCGCAGGCAAATAATGCCCTGCAACTTGTGCTGGGCACGTATCGCGCGCTCCCGTCAGAAAACGGTGCAAGCGATAGCGCTTTGACACCCGTAATACTGCCGCCCAATCTGTCATCAGACATTCTGCTTCAGCGCCCGGATATTATGGAGGCGGAGTATCAGCTGAAAGCCGCTGATGCCAATATTGGCGCGGCCCGAGCCGCTTTTTTTCCTTCAATTTCGCTGACAAGTGGACTTTCAACAAGCAGCACGGCGTTATCCAGCCTTTTCACACCGACGAGCGGGATGTGGAATTTTATTCCTAAAATCGACATTCCTATTTTCAATGCCGGAAAGAATAAGGCCAACCTGAAGCTGGCTGAAATTCGCCAGCAGCAGTCGGTTGTGAATTACGAACAAAAAATTCAGTCGGCATTTAAAGATGTTGCTGATGCGCTCGCCCTGCGTGACAGCATTAGCAAGCAAATTGAGGCGCAGCAGCGTTATCTGGATTCACTGCAAATTACCCTTCAGCGCGCCAGAGGATTATATGCCAGCGGCGCGGTGAGCTATATCGAAGTGCTTGATGCAGAACGTTCTCTTTTCACCACGCAGCAAAACCTTCTCGACCTGACCAATTCCCGACAGGTGAATGAAATTAATCTTTACACCTCACTGGGTGGCGGCTGGGTTGAATAA
- the cusF gene encoding cation efflux system protein CusF: MRNSIKAVVLGALSVMFSAGLQAEVHQHGEMTAASDAASEQVIEGTGIVKDIDLTSKKITISHDAIPAVGWPAMTMRFTFTQADESITALKVGSQVNFSFVQQGNISLLKSIK; this comes from the coding sequence ATGCGTAATTCCATTAAAGCCGTTGTATTGGGTGCTCTTTCTGTGATGTTTTCTGCTGGTCTTCAGGCTGAAGTTCACCAGCATGGTGAGATGACTGCTGCCAGCGACGCCGCTTCAGAGCAGGTGATTGAGGGAACCGGCATTGTGAAGGACATTGATCTTACCAGTAAGAAAATCACTATTTCTCATGATGCTATCCCGGCGGTTGGCTGGCCCGCGATGACCATGCGCTTCACCTTTACCCAGGCTGACGAGAGTATTACGGCGTTAAAAGTGGGTAGCCAGGTTAATTTTTCTTTTGTGCAGCAGGGCAATATCTCTTTATTGAAGAGCATTAAATAG